A genomic stretch from Anaerolinea thermophila UNI-1 includes:
- a CDS encoding ABC transporter permease, whose amino-acid sequence MALAERVQSRREGSPWTGLWAVVAKEMADHLTSARMRILELLILLTAGGTVYVAMQQIRSAGISEQFVYLRLFTLAQDPLPALVGFLVFLVPLIAIALGFDAVNGEFNRKTMSRILSQPIYRDALLMGKFLAGLFTLALVFTAIWLLIFGMGMIGLGVAPGSEDVGRLLWFLVATVFYGGIWLALAQMFSVTFRQPATAALASIAVWLFFTVFWEILAGLLAQALRPVQFGLAQEILGQAQLQMTLERFSPNTLYAESMVALLNPTVRSLGLVLPSQLQGAILGTPLPLSQSLLLIWPHLTGLIAVTILIFALSYVLFQRQEIRA is encoded by the coding sequence ATGGCGCTCGCTGAACGTGTGCAGTCTCGCCGTGAAGGGTCGCCGTGGACCGGGCTTTGGGCGGTGGTTGCCAAAGAAATGGCAGACCATCTGACCAGCGCGCGCATGCGCATTCTGGAGTTGCTCATCCTGCTCACCGCCGGAGGGACGGTGTACGTTGCCATGCAACAAATCCGCTCGGCGGGCATCAGCGAGCAGTTTGTCTATTTGCGCCTGTTTACCCTGGCACAGGACCCCCTGCCGGCGCTGGTGGGTTTCCTGGTCTTCCTCGTGCCGCTCATTGCCATTGCCCTGGGGTTTGACGCCGTCAACGGCGAGTTCAACCGCAAGACGATGTCACGCATCCTCTCTCAGCCCATTTACCGCGATGCTCTGTTGATGGGTAAGTTCCTTGCCGGGCTGTTCACGCTGGCGCTGGTGTTCACCGCCATCTGGCTGTTGATTTTCGGCATGGGCATGATTGGGCTGGGGGTGGCTCCCGGCAGTGAGGACGTGGGGCGCCTGCTGTGGTTCCTGGTGGCGACCGTGTTCTATGGAGGCATCTGGCTGGCGCTGGCGCAAATGTTCTCGGTGACCTTCCGCCAGCCCGCCACCGCCGCGCTGGCATCCATCGCCGTGTGGCTGTTCTTCACCGTCTTCTGGGAGATTCTTGCCGGACTGCTGGCGCAGGCTCTGCGTCCCGTCCAGTTTGGGCTGGCGCAGGAAATCCTCGGGCAGGCGCAACTGCAGATGACGCTGGAGCGCTTCTCGCCCAACACTCTCTACGCCGAGAGCATGGTGGCACTGCTCAACCCGACGGTGCGCTCGCTGGGGCTGGTCCTGCCCAGCCAACTGCAGGGCGCTATCCTGGGCACACCCCTGCCGCTCAGTCAGAGCCTTTTGCTCATCTGGCCTCACCTTACCGGTCTGATTGCGGTAACCATCCTGATCTTTGCGCTGTCTTACGTACTCTTCCAGCGCCAGGAAATCCGCGCGTAA
- a CDS encoding SRPBCC family protein, whose product MKIDSRAPLSAREEILISAPVEQVWSAMSEIDRWAEWQSDVTAAKLDGELKAGTTFHWKAKGLNIVSTIQVCEPMRRIGWTGNSPGMQAVHLWTFEPSAEGTLVTTEESLSGWFARLLKVLDAQFLQKSLLQSLQVLKEHVEGKQRGLP is encoded by the coding sequence ATGAAAATCGATTCCCGCGCACCCTTGAGCGCCAGAGAGGAAATCCTCATCTCCGCGCCGGTTGAGCAAGTATGGTCAGCCATGAGCGAAATTGACCGGTGGGCTGAATGGCAGTCGGATGTGACTGCCGCGAAATTAGACGGCGAGTTGAAAGCAGGCACAACTTTCCACTGGAAAGCCAAAGGGCTGAACATCGTCTCGACCATTCAGGTATGCGAACCGATGCGCCGGATTGGCTGGACGGGAAATTCTCCGGGAATGCAGGCTGTCCATCTCTGGACGTTCGAGCCGAGTGCAGAAGGTACGCTGGTCACGACAGAAGAATCCTTATCGGGCTGGTTTGCCCGCCTGCTGAAAGTGCTCGATGCCCAATTCCTGCAAAAATCTCTGCTTCAATCCCTGCAGGTATTGAAAGAGCATGTAGAAGGAAAGCAAAGAGGGTTGCCATGA
- a CDS encoding YrdB family protein, protein MSSHPINAGLRFFLEIAALVSLGMWGWQKGEGWLRFLFAIGLPLAAAILWATFRVPNDPGNAPVAIPGILRLALEAGLFTFAVWGLHATGRTPWAWGLGIVVALHYITSYDRILWLIKQ, encoded by the coding sequence ATGAGTTCACATCCCATCAATGCAGGACTGCGCTTTTTCCTGGAGATTGCCGCGCTGGTGTCGCTGGGCATGTGGGGCTGGCAAAAAGGGGAAGGCTGGCTCAGATTTTTGTTTGCCATTGGGCTTCCGCTGGCGGCGGCGATTCTCTGGGCAACCTTCCGCGTACCCAACGATCCGGGAAATGCGCCGGTTGCCATTCCCGGGATTCTGCGGCTGGCGCTGGAAGCGGGCTTGTTTACCTTTGCCGTGTGGGGACTCCACGCAACAGGGCGGACTCCGTGGGCATGGGGGCTTGGGATTGTGGTGGCTTTGCATTATATCACCTCATACGACCGCATCCTCTGGCTTATTAAGCAGTAA
- the rpsU gene encoding 30S ribosomal protein S21: MTIVVLRPNESQDQLLKRFRKKVVKSGVLSTVRRKRWFVSKSELRRVEKKKALRRLKRRQYTKMAEM, translated from the coding sequence ATGACGATAGTCGTTCTGCGCCCTAACGAATCGCAAGATCAGCTCTTGAAGCGCTTCCGCAAGAAGGTCGTCAAGAGCGGCGTGCTCAGCACCGTCCGCCGCAAGCGCTGGTTTGTCAGCAAGAGCGAACTGCGACGCGTGGAGAAGAAAAAGGCTCTGCGCCGCCTTAAACGCCGTCAGTACACCAAGATGGCTGAAATGTAA